One part of the Polyangiaceae bacterium genome encodes these proteins:
- a CDS encoding sigma-54-dependent Fis family transcriptional regulator: MPGPPSSRREDATTVTNVGPESTATADAAVPALVLCWSRSEPHRVGEVGFPESEGETSFFGRGTGNAGDRRLLFAPQHPNAPSEALTLQGKGISRDQLRVTREGDRLRIENIGRCAAQRNGVDFRAAHFSIGDTLHLDRQVLLLCVSRAPVRLRPRFFPERALGEFGRGDGVGLIGESSAVWALRDRVAFCALADEHVLVHGSSGTGKELVASAVHELSERRRARLVSRNAATIPSGIAAAELFGNRKDYPNAGVPERAGLVGEADGSSLFLDELGELPPELQSQLLRFLDSGEYTRLGEDRARRADVRLVAATNRDPSELKHDLFARLKLSIETPDLNQHREDIPLLARDLVARAAKRSPMLVQRFVRDTSRGPEFYVSPRLMERLLRHSYQLHVRELDALLWQAMADASGDELDLSEGVEQRLSGEGEGGAAGEVGSEDIDAERLREVLSAVRGNKTEAAKQLGLTSRFALYRLMKRLNVDAQ, from the coding sequence GTGCCAGGCCCACCGTCTTCGCGTCGTGAGGATGCGACCACGGTCACCAACGTTGGACCGGAGTCAACCGCAACAGCTGATGCCGCGGTCCCCGCGCTCGTCCTGTGTTGGTCGCGCAGCGAGCCCCACCGGGTGGGTGAAGTGGGCTTCCCGGAGAGCGAAGGCGAGACCAGCTTCTTCGGCAGAGGCACTGGAAACGCAGGTGATCGCCGCCTGCTATTCGCGCCTCAGCATCCCAACGCGCCCAGCGAAGCCCTGACGTTGCAAGGCAAGGGCATTTCCCGAGATCAGCTGCGCGTGACCCGAGAGGGAGATCGGCTGCGCATCGAGAACATCGGGCGCTGCGCTGCACAGCGCAACGGGGTTGACTTCCGCGCGGCACACTTCTCCATCGGCGACACGTTGCACCTCGACCGCCAGGTGCTGCTCTTGTGCGTGTCACGTGCGCCGGTCAGGCTGCGGCCACGCTTTTTTCCCGAGCGTGCTCTGGGTGAGTTTGGTCGGGGCGATGGCGTGGGTTTGATCGGGGAGAGTAGCGCCGTATGGGCGCTGAGAGACCGCGTCGCCTTCTGCGCGCTCGCGGATGAACACGTGCTAGTTCACGGCTCGAGCGGCACCGGTAAGGAGCTGGTCGCCTCCGCGGTGCACGAGCTATCTGAACGCCGGCGCGCACGCCTGGTGTCCCGCAACGCAGCGACGATTCCTAGCGGAATCGCAGCGGCAGAGCTCTTCGGCAACCGCAAAGACTACCCCAACGCGGGAGTGCCTGAGCGCGCCGGCTTGGTGGGTGAAGCGGATGGCTCGAGCTTGTTTCTGGATGAGCTGGGTGAGCTGCCGCCAGAGCTCCAGAGCCAGCTCTTGCGCTTTCTTGACTCGGGTGAATACACACGGCTCGGAGAAGATCGCGCGCGGCGCGCCGACGTGCGCCTCGTGGCCGCGACGAATCGCGACCCCAGCGAGCTCAAGCACGATTTGTTCGCGCGCCTGAAGCTATCCATCGAGACCCCGGATCTGAACCAGCATCGCGAAGACATCCCGCTTCTAGCGCGAGACTTGGTGGCGCGGGCCGCCAAGCGCTCTCCCATGCTGGTGCAGCGCTTCGTCCGCGACACCAGCCGGGGACCCGAGTTCTACGTCAGTCCGCGCTTGATGGAGCGTCTGTTGCGTCACTCCTATCAGCTCCACGTGCGCGAGCTGGACGCGTTGCTCTGGCAAGCCATGGCAGACGCGAGCGGTGACGAGCTCGATCTCTCAGAGGGCGTCGAGCAGCGTCTGAGCGGCGAAGGCGAAGGTGGCGCAGCAGGCGAGGTCGGGAGCGAAGACATCGACGCCGAGCGACTGCGGGAGGTGCTGAGCGCCGTGCGGGGCAACAAGACCGAAGCGGCGAAGCAGCTGGGGCTCACGAGCCGCTTCGCGCTGTATCGCTTGATGAAGCGCTTGAACGTAGACGCCCAGTAG
- a CDS encoding protein kinase, whose amino-acid sequence MPPDLAPGDELEGYCIERVAGAGGMGAVYRALAPGGEAVALKVVALAGLAAHERFRAEASALQAVQHSGVVRLLAHGAQDDVGWLALEWLEGVDLARHLRERGSSPRDALEWGRQLARALVAVHAAGLVHRDLKPSNVLREPDGRLVLIDFGIVGAAGAEQLRGPAGTPGYMAPEQARGAPVDARADLFALGCVLFEAATGRAAFAGLHRVATLARVVLDDVPRAREFRPDVPEALDEAIAQLLQKRPAERPESAAALLRVLEGQALPRPAPVRIREDTRLEAGELQLVSVIVVATTGDSETVTQLDSDPRTLEQLADRAGADLEILADGTQLLCLAGVGEASDCVRRAAECALALHALEPDLAISLATGSADVSKRRPVGGAVDVAVAQLEGQVGGAPLVDELSARLLRGGAALTADGRRLLSLGDPVNPAEKSFGRAPLLSRCEAQLHDGSPLLLRGPAGIGKSHLARALALRWQNQGWRVALARASELSRGVPYAAFGRLMLEALATEPADVEALLQARFLEDLIPQETAHAYTALLCHALRAPSVHTVPRAVEREPALFEEALTDAWHAWLDAEQRVQPLALFLDDAQWCDPVSLRLLQAPTPRELRLVWLARPGSALEQHLSALDVPPLEDGAAQELVGSMVSGSPAEIAGLVQQAEGNPLFLEELARARAEGAEQGAAPTVLAMLQARFGSLIELDRQILRAASVYGRDFERRALPPLLGTQIAGVRLDERLSHLQERGVIAPSQQRGAGALEFRHDLWREAAYASFTAPNRERGHRLAGLFLEETNGAPPGVLAQHFEFGGEERRASHWWIHAAEAAVLASDLTSARVQLERAGDPAFEDIGRAAWLEAELELWGGHMGAAREAASRALRAEQLSDAQRRRALALLVQSAGRLADAEQLRQLRTECRGDPWLACQLAREFVRLGESVEATRAISELPEPSALELDVRGELASLQAVLALNAGDYSEQLGYWQVALAVYEQLGMRHAACATRGEIGFCQSLLGDFAIANASIEAAHREAEQRGYTHVRAWLLCIWGPVLGELGELRRGIEVEQAALAAFADDPRLSGACWAYLAQLHLKAGEIKEAHAAAERAESLLEPFPPLFGLALAALGRAALARSDSATMVDVERRAAELFEAGTEFEEGRALLQLVCCELCEALGYTEKALALAAHAASELEQRARAIASEPARKRFLTQVTEHCALIERAATGRLRSSASSSDTARSGS is encoded by the coding sequence ATGCCCCCGGATCTCGCCCCTGGTGACGAGCTTGAGGGCTATTGCATCGAGCGGGTCGCCGGCGCAGGGGGCATGGGCGCCGTGTACCGCGCCCTGGCGCCAGGGGGCGAAGCGGTCGCGCTCAAGGTCGTCGCGCTCGCCGGCCTGGCTGCTCACGAGCGGTTTCGCGCGGAAGCAAGCGCGCTGCAGGCCGTGCAGCACTCCGGCGTCGTGCGGCTGTTGGCTCACGGCGCTCAGGATGACGTAGGCTGGCTTGCGCTCGAGTGGCTCGAGGGGGTCGATCTCGCGCGCCACCTGCGTGAGCGCGGTAGCTCCCCGCGAGATGCTCTCGAGTGGGGCCGGCAGCTCGCGCGCGCGTTGGTCGCGGTTCACGCAGCCGGGCTCGTGCACCGCGACTTGAAGCCGAGCAACGTGCTGCGGGAGCCCGATGGGCGGCTGGTGCTCATCGACTTTGGCATTGTCGGTGCGGCGGGGGCTGAACAACTGCGTGGGCCCGCGGGGACTCCTGGTTACATGGCGCCTGAGCAGGCGCGCGGTGCTCCCGTCGACGCGCGTGCAGACTTGTTCGCTCTCGGCTGTGTGCTGTTCGAGGCCGCGACGGGGCGCGCCGCATTCGCTGGCCTACATCGCGTGGCGACCCTGGCTCGCGTCGTGCTCGACGACGTGCCGCGCGCCCGAGAGTTCCGCCCAGATGTTCCCGAGGCGCTCGACGAGGCCATCGCACAGCTCTTGCAGAAGCGGCCCGCTGAGCGACCCGAGAGCGCGGCCGCGCTACTGCGTGTCCTCGAGGGACAAGCGCTGCCGCGCCCCGCTCCCGTTAGAATCCGTGAGGATACGCGCCTTGAAGCAGGCGAGCTCCAGCTCGTCAGCGTGATCGTCGTCGCGACCACGGGTGACAGCGAGACCGTCACTCAACTCGACAGCGACCCACGCACCCTGGAGCAGCTTGCGGATCGGGCGGGAGCAGACCTCGAAATCTTGGCCGACGGCACTCAGCTCTTGTGCCTAGCTGGGGTGGGGGAGGCATCGGATTGCGTGCGCCGCGCCGCGGAGTGCGCCCTGGCGCTCCATGCGCTGGAGCCTGATTTGGCGATCTCCCTCGCCACGGGTTCCGCAGACGTGTCCAAACGCCGGCCGGTAGGCGGCGCCGTCGACGTCGCCGTCGCGCAGCTCGAGGGGCAGGTCGGCGGAGCGCCGTTGGTGGATGAGTTGAGCGCCCGTCTGTTGCGAGGTGGAGCCGCATTGACCGCTGACGGGCGGCGCCTGCTGTCCTTGGGCGATCCAGTAAACCCTGCGGAAAAGAGTTTCGGGCGCGCGCCGTTGCTCTCCCGCTGCGAAGCGCAGCTCCACGACGGCTCACCGTTGCTCCTGCGTGGGCCTGCTGGGATTGGCAAGTCCCACCTCGCCCGGGCGCTGGCGTTGCGCTGGCAAAACCAGGGCTGGCGGGTGGCGCTGGCGCGCGCCTCGGAGCTGTCTCGAGGCGTGCCCTATGCCGCGTTTGGTCGACTGATGCTCGAGGCGCTCGCTACTGAGCCCGCGGATGTCGAGGCGCTACTGCAAGCGCGTTTCCTTGAGGATTTAATTCCTCAAGAGACGGCACACGCCTACACCGCGTTGCTCTGCCACGCCCTGCGCGCCCCAAGTGTCCACACCGTTCCGCGCGCTGTGGAGCGGGAACCGGCGCTCTTCGAGGAGGCTTTGACCGATGCGTGGCACGCCTGGCTCGATGCGGAGCAGCGCGTGCAGCCGCTCGCGCTGTTCTTGGATGATGCGCAGTGGTGCGACCCCGTATCGCTCCGGCTACTCCAGGCTCCAACACCTCGAGAGCTGCGCTTGGTGTGGCTCGCCCGACCGGGCTCGGCGCTCGAGCAGCATCTCAGCGCGCTCGATGTTCCGCCGCTCGAGGACGGCGCGGCGCAGGAGCTCGTGGGCTCGATGGTCAGCGGATCACCTGCGGAGATCGCTGGCTTGGTGCAGCAGGCGGAGGGCAATCCGCTGTTCCTCGAGGAACTCGCGCGGGCACGCGCCGAGGGAGCCGAGCAAGGTGCTGCACCGACGGTGCTCGCGATGTTGCAAGCGCGCTTCGGAAGCCTGATCGAGCTCGACCGTCAGATCCTACGTGCCGCCTCGGTCTATGGCCGCGATTTCGAGCGCCGGGCGTTGCCTCCCTTGCTCGGCACGCAGATCGCCGGTGTGCGCTTGGACGAGCGGCTGTCCCACTTGCAAGAGCGAGGAGTGATCGCGCCTTCTCAGCAGCGAGGCGCAGGCGCTCTGGAGTTTCGCCACGACCTTTGGCGGGAGGCAGCATACGCGTCGTTCACCGCTCCGAACCGTGAGCGAGGACATCGCCTCGCAGGCCTATTCCTTGAGGAAACAAACGGTGCGCCTCCTGGCGTGCTGGCTCAACACTTCGAATTTGGGGGGGAGGAGCGCCGTGCGAGTCACTGGTGGATTCACGCGGCAGAAGCCGCGGTGCTAGCTAGCGACCTCACGAGCGCGCGGGTTCAGCTTGAGCGCGCCGGGGATCCCGCTTTCGAAGACATTGGACGCGCTGCGTGGCTCGAAGCAGAACTCGAACTCTGGGGGGGCCACATGGGGGCCGCGCGAGAAGCCGCGAGCCGTGCGCTCCGCGCGGAACAGCTCTCCGACGCCCAGCGCCGGCGTGCTCTCGCTTTATTGGTACAGTCTGCGGGGCGCTTGGCAGACGCGGAGCAACTACGTCAGCTCCGCACCGAGTGTCGTGGTGACCCCTGGCTTGCGTGTCAGCTGGCGCGGGAGTTCGTGCGCCTGGGGGAGTCGGTCGAGGCTACGCGCGCCATCAGCGAGCTCCCTGAGCCGTCCGCGCTGGAACTCGACGTTCGCGGTGAGCTTGCAAGTCTGCAGGCGGTGCTCGCGCTCAACGCGGGGGACTATTCGGAACAGCTCGGGTACTGGCAGGTGGCGCTCGCGGTGTACGAGCAGCTTGGAATGCGCCACGCGGCTTGTGCGACGCGCGGCGAGATCGGCTTTTGTCAGTCGTTGCTCGGCGACTTTGCGATCGCCAACGCGAGCATCGAGGCCGCCCATCGGGAGGCGGAGCAACGTGGCTACACCCACGTGCGCGCCTGGCTCCTGTGCATCTGGGGGCCGGTGCTTGGTGAGCTTGGGGAGCTGCGTCGCGGCATCGAAGTGGAGCAGGCAGCGCTTGCTGCCTTTGCTGACGATCCGCGACTCAGTGGGGCGTGCTGGGCGTACTTGGCGCAGCTTCATCTCAAGGCCGGCGAAATCAAGGAGGCCCACGCTGCCGCAGAGCGCGCCGAGTCGCTGCTCGAGCCCTTTCCGCCGCTCTTCGGTCTGGCGCTTGCGGCGCTGGGGCGTGCCGCGCTCGCGCGCTCCGACAGCGCGACGATGGTTGACGTCGAGCGACGCGCCGCCGAGTTGTTCGAGGCAGGTACCGAGTTCGAAGAGGGGCGTGCGTTGCTGCAGCTCGTGTGCTGCGAGCTGTGCGAAGCGCTTGGATACACTGAGAAAGCCTTGGCGCTGGCGGCGCACGCCGCGAGCGAACTCGAACAGCGTGCACGAGCCATCGCCTCTGAACCCGCGAGGAAACGCTTCCTGACCCAGGTGACTGAACACTGCGCGCTGATCGAACGGGCGGCTACTGGGCGTCTACGTTCAAGCGCTTCATCAAGCGATACAGCGCGAAGCGGCTCGTGA
- a CDS encoding aspartate aminotransferase family protein codes for MKPWDRLEEIAIAERVRGALEQNLLYTRDLQLGVPGSHLDTRVFPKLPFVDASPFLSTFFANPNHIGVHTLGQSEGAFAGTQALEREALQICAERLLDAEPDSWDGYVAAGGTESNIQACWCFRNALRRRFGLQSSEIAILFSADTHYSVWKAADLLGLRAIEVPVDAKTRRMRPADVERALRDPQASGVRGVIAWLNMGTTMFGSVDEVEDLLAPLAKSGLPHHTHVDGAFGGFIHPLTAEHNALSFADPRVESITLDAHKMLQAPYGTGIHLIRRPFIAEAHTSAARYVPGGDSTLSGSRSGTNAIAVWMILRSWGSEGGRVFCRELIERAQRLCDGLESLGIEHFRAPSMNVVTLDAAGVPRSIAAKYRLVPDSHDAEPAWWKVVLMPHVERTHVAALLDDLRAVR; via the coding sequence ATGAAGCCCTGGGACCGCCTTGAAGAGATCGCCATCGCCGAACGAGTGCGCGGGGCGCTGGAGCAGAATCTACTCTACACGCGCGATCTGCAGCTCGGAGTGCCGGGGTCGCACCTCGATACGCGTGTCTTTCCCAAGCTGCCCTTCGTCGACGCTTCGCCCTTTCTCTCCACGTTCTTCGCGAATCCAAACCACATCGGTGTGCATACGCTGGGGCAATCCGAAGGGGCGTTCGCAGGGACTCAGGCGCTGGAACGTGAAGCGCTTCAGATTTGTGCAGAGCGGCTGCTCGACGCCGAGCCAGACTCCTGGGATGGCTATGTGGCCGCGGGTGGTACCGAGTCCAATATTCAAGCTTGCTGGTGCTTCCGCAACGCGTTGCGCCGCCGGTTCGGCCTCCAGTCGAGCGAGATTGCGATTCTTTTCTCCGCGGATACGCACTACTCGGTTTGGAAGGCCGCGGACTTGCTTGGGCTTCGCGCGATTGAGGTCCCTGTCGATGCAAAGACCCGTCGCATGCGTCCCGCCGATGTGGAGCGGGCGCTGCGAGATCCACAGGCGTCGGGTGTCCGAGGTGTCATCGCGTGGCTGAACATGGGGACGACCATGTTCGGATCCGTCGATGAGGTGGAGGATCTGCTCGCACCGCTCGCGAAGTCAGGGTTGCCCCACCACACGCATGTGGATGGAGCCTTTGGTGGCTTCATCCACCCCCTCACAGCGGAGCACAATGCGCTCAGCTTCGCCGATCCCCGTGTCGAGTCCATCACCCTCGACGCCCACAAGATGCTCCAAGCGCCCTACGGCACGGGCATCCACCTGATCCGCCGCCCCTTCATCGCAGAAGCCCATACTTCGGCGGCGCGCTATGTTCCGGGAGGAGACAGCACGTTGAGCGGGAGCCGCTCGGGAACGAACGCCATTGCCGTCTGGATGATCCTGCGTTCCTGGGGCAGCGAAGGCGGACGCGTCTTCTGCCGTGAGTTGATCGAGCGCGCGCAGCGACTGTGTGATGGCCTCGAGTCACTGGGTATCGAGCACTTCCGTGCCCCTTCGATGAATGTCGTCACACTCGACGCTGCCGGCGTGCCCAGGTCGATTGCGGCAAAGTACCGCCTGGTACCCGACTCTCACGACGCTGAGCCGGCGTGGTGGAAGGTGGTTTTGATGCCCCACGTGGAGCGCACACACGTCGCGGCCTTACTCGACGACCTACGTGCTGTTCGCTAG
- a CDS encoding nucleotidyl transferase AbiEii/AbiGii toxin family protein, whose product MALEQRLRTEARSRGRDLARLRQVLVFDRFLARVCGHLGADVIVKGGVTLELRLERARATKDVDLWMKGDAASTLHRLQLLGQLELGDFLSFVIEPDKHHPVIQGEGVVYDGQRFRCEARLGGKLYAGRFGVDVGFADALTVAPDQIEGSPFLRFAGIEPATMRIYPRVTHIAEKLHAYTIPRARENTRVKDLPDLALLASLGGLDAAELRDALDATFAFRKTHALPPSVPPPPLSWGPVYARMAADNDLPWRVIADLLDAVRGFLDPVLVGATGEWNPKMWGWS is encoded by the coding sequence ATGGCACTGGAGCAGCGCTTGCGCACTGAAGCTCGCAGCCGCGGGCGCGACCTTGCTAGGCTTCGCCAGGTGCTGGTTTTCGACCGCTTTCTCGCCAGAGTGTGCGGTCATCTCGGGGCCGACGTGATCGTGAAGGGTGGGGTTACGCTTGAGTTGCGCCTCGAAAGAGCGCGCGCCACCAAAGATGTCGATCTTTGGATGAAGGGCGATGCGGCCTCGACACTGCACCGTCTGCAGCTGTTGGGGCAACTCGAGCTGGGCGACTTCCTTTCGTTCGTCATCGAACCAGACAAGCACCATCCGGTGATCCAGGGGGAGGGCGTTGTCTATGATGGCCAACGCTTTCGCTGCGAGGCTCGACTAGGAGGCAAGCTCTATGCAGGGCGCTTCGGAGTCGACGTTGGGTTCGCTGACGCCCTAACCGTCGCGCCAGACCAGATCGAAGGCAGCCCGTTTCTGCGTTTCGCAGGAATCGAACCCGCGACCATGCGGATTTACCCACGGGTCACTCACATCGCGGAGAAGCTTCATGCCTACACCATCCCTAGAGCGCGCGAGAACACCCGGGTCAAGGACCTGCCGGACCTCGCCCTACTCGCTTCGTTGGGAGGTCTGGACGCCGCAGAGCTTCGCGATGCGCTCGATGCGACCTTCGCGTTTCGCAAGACTCATGCGCTTCCGCCGAGTGTTCCGCCGCCTCCCCTGAGTTGGGGACCGGTGTACGCTCGTATGGCAGCGGACAACGACCTTCCTTGGAGGGTGATCGCCGACCTTCTCGACGCCGTGCGGGGGTTTCTTGACCCGGTGCTCGTGGGAGCAACCGGGGAGTGGAACCCGAAGATGTGGGGGTGGTCCTGA
- a CDS encoding type IV toxin-antitoxin system AbiEi family antitoxin domain-containing protein: MPRTAADGSAPSWDELWEIAAAQMGYFTVAQADVAGFSRPLLQYHLKSGKLERAGRGVFRLTRFPPGDHEDLMPLWLWADSKGAFSHETALLLHDLSDALPGTRHMTVPFSWAVRRLRVPKGLVLNYADLRDEDVEWKGAIKVTTPLRTVVDCLLDAVEPNLVTQAINQGVRRGAFTRALVRHELKARRE; encoded by the coding sequence ATGCCTCGAACCGCCGCAGATGGTTCAGCGCCGAGCTGGGACGAGCTGTGGGAGATCGCCGCCGCGCAGATGGGGTACTTCACCGTTGCTCAGGCGGATGTGGCGGGCTTCTCGCGCCCGCTGCTCCAGTATCACTTGAAGTCGGGCAAGCTCGAGCGCGCGGGCCGAGGAGTATTTCGACTCACACGATTCCCTCCCGGCGACCATGAGGATCTCATGCCGCTCTGGCTATGGGCAGACAGTAAAGGCGCTTTTAGTCACGAGACCGCGCTGCTGCTTCACGATCTTTCCGATGCGCTGCCGGGCACTCGCCATATGACCGTCCCATTTTCATGGGCCGTGCGGCGACTCCGAGTCCCGAAAGGGTTAGTGCTCAACTACGCCGACCTCAGAGACGAAGACGTCGAATGGAAAGGCGCGATCAAAGTCACCACGCCGCTTCGCACGGTCGTCGACTGCTTGCTGGATGCAGTCGAGCCGAACCTCGTGACGCAAGCGATCAACCAGGGTGTCCGGCGCGGAGCGTTCACTCGCGCTCTCGTTCGGCACGAATTGAAGGCGCGTCGTGAGTAG
- a CDS encoding pyridoxamine 5'-phosphate oxidase family protein has protein sequence MGKIFEELDEGLCEFIRAQHLFFIATAPLAADGHVNLSPKGHDSLRILSPTRLAYLDLVGSGVETIAHLRENGRVCLMWCAFEGKPRIVRVHGRGRAVFPHETEFEELASAFPSYPNQRSIILIDALRIADSCGFSVPLMNFVADRDQLSKWADRKGPDGIRDYLEEKNLESLDGLPGFVRPEEA, from the coding sequence ATGGGCAAGATCTTCGAGGAGCTCGATGAGGGCCTCTGCGAGTTCATCCGCGCGCAGCATCTGTTCTTCATCGCGACGGCGCCACTCGCTGCGGACGGCCACGTGAACCTCTCACCCAAAGGCCACGACAGCTTGCGCATCTTGAGCCCAACGCGCCTCGCGTACTTGGATTTGGTGGGCAGCGGCGTGGAGACCATCGCGCACCTGCGAGAGAACGGCCGCGTGTGCTTGATGTGGTGCGCCTTCGAAGGCAAGCCGCGCATCGTGCGCGTGCATGGTCGCGGACGCGCTGTGTTTCCCCACGAAACTGAGTTCGAAGAACTCGCCAGCGCCTTCCCAAGCTACCCCAACCAGCGCTCGATCATCCTGATCGACGCCCTGCGCATCGCGGATAGCTGCGGCTTCAGCGTACCGCTAATGAACTTCGTCGCGGACCGTGACCAACTCAGCAAGTGGGCGGACCGCAAAGGCCCCGATGGAATTCGGGACTACCTCGAGGAAAAGAACCTCGAGAGCTTGGATGGCTTGCCCGGCTTCGTCCGGCCGGAAGAGGCTTGA
- a CDS encoding GNAT family N-acetyltransferase — MPRIATLGDIDGLLRLMEPFNAGEAIPWHPERTREALTRLFSTPELGFVVLTEDLTPNPKPIGYAVVTYNFDLEFGGLDCILTEIYVSPGFRGRGLARELLQHAQASAKAAGAAAMSLAVRPSNTSARQLYTALGFEDTERIVLSKLLD, encoded by the coding sequence GTGCCACGCATCGCGACGCTTGGAGACATCGACGGCTTGCTCCGCCTGATGGAGCCCTTCAACGCGGGGGAAGCGATCCCGTGGCACCCGGAGCGCACCCGCGAGGCGCTCACCAGGCTCTTCAGCACGCCCGAGCTCGGTTTCGTCGTGTTGACGGAGGACCTCACCCCCAATCCCAAGCCCATTGGGTACGCGGTCGTCACCTACAACTTCGATCTGGAGTTCGGCGGGCTCGACTGCATCCTCACCGAGATCTACGTGAGCCCGGGTTTTAGGGGGAGAGGGCTCGCCCGGGAGCTCCTGCAGCACGCACAAGCCAGCGCAAAGGCCGCTGGAGCCGCTGCAATGTCGCTGGCTGTCCGCCCGAGCAACACTTCCGCGCGGCAACTCTACACAGCTCTCGGCTTCGAGGACACCGAGCGCATCGTGCTGAGCAAGTTACTCGACTAG
- a CDS encoding nuclear transport factor 2 family protein: MTNVEIVQGVYDAFAAGDVPKVLGGLHPEIQWVESAGYKFGGVYNGPQAVLEGVLGPTAGSFESFAVEITRLIDAGDTVVMQGHYAAKGKNGKSVRAGVVHVIGLVDGKIKTFEQYVDSATINPLLEG; encoded by the coding sequence GTGACCAACGTGGAAATCGTGCAGGGAGTATACGACGCGTTCGCCGCAGGCGACGTACCGAAGGTGCTTGGGGGCTTGCACCCTGAGATCCAGTGGGTCGAGAGCGCTGGCTACAAATTTGGCGGCGTCTACAACGGGCCCCAGGCGGTGCTCGAGGGCGTGCTCGGGCCGACCGCAGGGTCCTTCGAGTCGTTCGCCGTGGAGATCACCCGCTTGATCGACGCCGGGGACACCGTCGTGATGCAGGGCCACTACGCGGCCAAGGGCAAGAACGGCAAGTCAGTGCGTGCGGGCGTGGTGCATGTGATTGGCCTCGTCGACGGCAAGATCAAGACCTTCGAACAGTACGTGGACAGCGCGACGATCAATCCGCTGCTCGAGGGTTGA
- a CDS encoding slipin family protein, with protein MFKIIHVPMNQRVIVQRHGVPRFALGPGRHVIWGFGLSDVTLNVEALEFWLAPELRAVLDPAWFQEVTLQDHERAVITRDGVPKIFLRPGVHRFWSVDPSVALVRFDVREPLVGLTKELLALIPDEEIAWGRVEEHQAGLLFVQGRLVRVLEPGQFALWATPERSVQVKLVDLRQQQLPVVGQELLTKDKVGLRVSVTLEFAVVDPVIAVTRATAFTDSLHLGVQLALREFVAGMTLDELLEARQQLTQFLAEQVAPTASALGVELRRIGVKDFILPGAMQVLMNRVIEAEKEAQANVILRREETAATRALANTAKVMADNPVLLRLKELDALKEIAQQIDQVRLVVGAEQIAKLMPKLGP; from the coding sequence ATGTTCAAGATTATCCATGTTCCTATGAACCAGCGCGTCATCGTGCAACGCCACGGCGTGCCGCGCTTCGCGCTTGGCCCAGGCCGTCACGTCATCTGGGGCTTCGGCCTCAGTGACGTCACGCTCAACGTCGAGGCACTGGAGTTCTGGCTAGCGCCCGAGCTGCGTGCAGTGCTCGACCCAGCTTGGTTCCAGGAGGTAACGCTTCAGGACCACGAGCGCGCGGTGATCACCCGTGACGGCGTGCCAAAGATCTTCCTGCGCCCAGGCGTGCATCGCTTCTGGAGTGTGGACCCCAGTGTTGCCCTTGTGCGTTTCGACGTGCGCGAGCCGCTGGTCGGTCTCACCAAGGAGCTGCTCGCGTTGATCCCCGACGAGGAGATCGCCTGGGGTCGCGTCGAGGAGCATCAGGCTGGACTGCTGTTCGTTCAGGGTCGTCTCGTGCGAGTGCTCGAGCCGGGCCAGTTCGCGCTGTGGGCAACGCCTGAGCGCAGCGTTCAGGTGAAGCTGGTCGATCTACGGCAGCAACAGCTGCCGGTGGTCGGTCAAGAGCTGCTCACCAAGGACAAGGTGGGCCTGCGCGTGAGCGTGACGCTGGAGTTCGCCGTGGTGGACCCCGTGATCGCGGTGACGCGCGCGACGGCCTTCACGGACAGCCTGCACCTCGGTGTGCAGCTCGCGCTGCGCGAGTTCGTTGCGGGCATGACCCTGGACGAGCTGCTCGAGGCGCGTCAACAGCTCACTCAGTTCCTCGCGGAGCAAGTGGCTCCGACGGCCAGCGCGCTGGGCGTCGAGCTGCGACGCATCGGTGTGAAGGACTTCATCCTGCCTGGCGCGATGCAGGTCCTGATGAACCGAGTGATCGAGGCCGAGAAGGAGGCTCAAGCGAACGTGATCCTGCGCCGCGAGGAGACGGCAGCGACTCGGGCGCTCGCCAACACCGCGAAGGTGATGGCGGACAACCCGGTGCTGCTGCGCCTGAAGGAGCTGGACGCGCTCAAGGAGATCGCACAGCAAATCGACCAGGTGCGCCTGGTGGTCGGCGCTGAGCAGATCGCCAAGCTGATGCCGAAGCTAGGTCCTTGA